One region of Peribacillus simplex genomic DNA includes:
- a CDS encoding GatB/YqeY domain-containing protein: MSLLERLNNDMKQAMKNKEKDKLSVIRMLKASIQNEALKQRQDLTDDEELTVLSRELKQRKDSLQEFENAGRSDLVDKVRTELVYVEAYMPEQLSEEEISKIVKQTIEEVNATSKADMGRVMGALMPKVKGKADGSLVNKLVQLHLS; the protein is encoded by the coding sequence ATGAGTCTTCTCGAGCGTTTAAATAATGATATGAAACAAGCGATGAAGAACAAGGAAAAGGACAAACTATCTGTTATTCGGATGCTGAAAGCTTCTATTCAAAACGAAGCACTGAAGCAGAGACAAGATTTAACAGATGATGAAGAATTGACAGTGCTCTCTCGCGAATTAAAACAACGCAAAGACTCCCTCCAGGAGTTTGAAAACGCAGGTCGTTCCGATCTCGTGGATAAAGTCCGCACCGAACTAGTATACGTAGAGGCATATATGCCTGAGCAACTTTCAGAAGAAGAGATTTCTAAAATTGTTAAACAAACGATTGAAGAAGTCAATGCAACATCCAAAGCAGATATGGGGAGAGTTATGGGAGCTTTAATGCCTAAAGTTAAAGGTAAAGCGGATGGTTCTCTAGTAAACAAATTAGTACAACTACATCTATCTTAA
- the rpsU gene encoding 30S ribosomal protein S21: MSKTVVRKNESLEDALRRFKRTVSKAGSLQEARKREFYEKPSVKRKKKSEAARKRKF; encoded by the coding sequence ATGTCTAAAACCGTCGTTCGTAAAAACGAATCGCTTGAAGATGCTCTTCGTCGTTTCAAACGTACTGTATCTAAAGCAGGATCGCTTCAGGAAGCTAGGAAGCGTGAATTTTATGAAAAACCAAGCGTAAAACGTAAGAAAAAGTCTGAAGCTGCAAGAAAACGTAAATTCTAA
- a CDS encoding Na/Pi symporter — MYELFLFLLFIAIFLAGMSVLRIGLFNMSGAALKTFLSKVTDKPWKGFMAGTIFTGILQSSSAVMVMTVGLVSAGSLTFPQTIGIILGTNIGSTFTAEFMTISLDGWIIPGVISGAFLCFMPNVLSRSLGMTLIGISAIFAAMSGFKTLSTPIAAYPSIQTLINYIEGHMSYALLAGILLTALIHSSSATIGIAMSFLMNGELSVASAIIIMFGSNIGTCITGYMASIGSGRQAAFTAYAHIWLNVIGVAAFLPFVDILERTAAFFTENEGKQLAHASVIFNILTSLAVLPFARQFSSFILWVHRPPKK, encoded by the coding sequence ATGTATGAACTATTTTTATTCCTACTATTCATTGCGATATTTTTGGCTGGTATGTCAGTTTTACGAATCGGGTTGTTCAATATGTCCGGTGCAGCATTAAAAACATTTCTCTCAAAAGTAACGGATAAACCATGGAAGGGTTTCATGGCCGGAACCATCTTTACGGGGATCTTGCAAAGCAGCTCGGCGGTCATGGTCATGACTGTCGGCCTCGTTTCTGCAGGAAGCTTAACGTTCCCGCAAACAATCGGGATTATTCTTGGAACGAATATCGGATCCACCTTCACGGCAGAGTTCATGACCATCTCTTTGGATGGTTGGATCATCCCAGGTGTCATCAGCGGCGCTTTCCTTTGCTTCATGCCAAATGTATTATCGCGAAGCTTAGGTATGACATTGATCGGAATCTCGGCCATCTTTGCGGCTATGAGTGGTTTTAAAACGCTTTCGACACCAATTGCAGCCTATCCATCCATACAAACGCTCATCAATTACATAGAGGGCCATATGAGTTATGCCCTATTAGCAGGGATATTATTGACGGCACTCATTCACTCTAGTTCCGCTACCATCGGGATAGCCATGAGCTTTTTGATGAATGGGGAGTTATCCGTCGCTTCCGCAATCATCATCATGTTTGGATCCAATATAGGCACTTGCATCACCGGATACATGGCCAGCATCGGGTCTGGTAGACAAGCTGCCTTCACAGCTTATGCACATATTTGGCTAAACGTCATCGGGGTTGCTGCATTCCTGCCTTTTGTGGACATCCTGGAACGAACGGCTGCCTTTTTCACCGAAAACGAGGGGAAACAACTCGCCCATGCTAGTGTCATTTTCAATATCTTGACTTCTTTGGCTGTCTTGCCTTTCGCACGCCAATTCTCCAGCTTCATTCTTTGGGTGCACCGTCCCCCTAAAAAATAA
- the deoC gene encoding deoxyribose-phosphate aldolase, with product MSQNVAGLIDHTLLKADATKEQIKVLCEEAREYNFASVCVNPTWVKYASELLEGSEVKVCTVIGFPLGATTPETKAFETKDAISNGAHEVDMVINIGALKDKDDELVERDIRAVIAASTGKALSKVIIETSLLTEEEKVRACELAVKAGTDYVKTSTGFSTGGATVEDITLMRKTVGPDIGVKASGGVRNTSDAQKVIEAGATRIGASAGVSIVKGLTAESDY from the coding sequence ATGTCACAAAATGTAGCAGGTTTAATTGACCACACGTTATTAAAAGCAGATGCAACCAAAGAGCAAATTAAGGTATTATGCGAAGAAGCGAGAGAGTATAACTTTGCTTCCGTATGCGTAAACCCGACATGGGTTAAGTATGCAAGCGAACTTTTGGAAGGTTCAGAAGTGAAAGTTTGTACGGTTATCGGGTTCCCTCTAGGTGCAACCACACCGGAAACTAAAGCTTTTGAAACGAAAGATGCCATCAGCAATGGTGCTCACGAAGTCGATATGGTGATCAATATCGGCGCATTGAAGGACAAGGATGATGAGTTGGTAGAGCGGGATATCCGTGCTGTGATAGCTGCATCCACTGGTAAGGCTCTATCGAAAGTAATCATTGAAACCTCTCTATTGACTGAGGAAGAAAAAGTCCGTGCTTGTGAACTGGCAGTAAAAGCGGGAACGGATTATGTTAAAACATCAACAGGTTTTTCGACCGGCGGTGCGACTGTTGAAGATATCACGCTCATGAGAAAAACGGTCGGTCCCGATATCGGTGTCAAAGCTTCAGGTGGTGTCCGCAACACGAGTGATGCCCAGAAAGTGATTGAAGCTGGTGCAACAAGAATTGGTGCGAGTGCAGGTGTCTCCATCGTAAAGGGCTTAACGGCTGAATCCGATTATTGA
- the mtaB gene encoding tRNA (N(6)-L-threonylcarbamoyladenosine(37)-C(2))-methylthiotransferase MtaB has protein sequence MATVAFHTLGCKVNHYETEAIWQLFKTGGYDRVEFENTSDVYVINTCTVTNTGDKKSRQVIRRAIRKNPNAVIAVTGCYAQTSPAEIMAIPGVDIVVGTQDRVKLLDYIEQFKVEREPINAVGNIMKNRVYEELDVPAFTDRTRASLKIQEGCNNFCTFCIIPWARGLMRSRDPKEVVHQAEQLVEAGYKELVLTGIHTGGYGDDLKDYNLAMLLRDLEKIDGLKRIRISSIEASQITDEIIEVLTNSKKVVRHLHIPIQSGSDTVLKRMRRKYTMDFFGDRIEKLKIALPGLAVTSDVIVGFPGETEEEFMETYNFIEKYKFSELHVFPYSKRTGTPAARMEGQVDEDVKNERVHRLIALSDQLAKEYASRFEGEVLEVIPETKLENGLYEGYSDNYMKIVFPASDEMVGEIVKVKITKSGYPFSEGQFVTIVKDLPLQQASNI, from the coding sequence ATGGCAACGGTCGCTTTCCATACATTAGGCTGTAAAGTGAATCATTATGAAACAGAGGCTATTTGGCAATTATTTAAAACTGGGGGATATGATCGTGTTGAGTTTGAAAATACATCAGATGTATATGTCATCAACACATGCACGGTGACAAACACTGGCGATAAGAAAAGCCGTCAGGTCATCCGTCGTGCCATTCGTAAAAATCCGAATGCCGTCATAGCGGTAACGGGATGTTACGCTCAGACATCGCCAGCTGAAATCATGGCCATACCAGGTGTGGATATTGTTGTAGGAACACAGGACAGGGTTAAACTTCTTGATTATATCGAGCAATTCAAGGTGGAACGTGAACCAATCAATGCTGTAGGAAATATCATGAAAAACCGTGTCTATGAAGAGTTGGATGTACCAGCTTTTACAGACCGTACACGCGCTTCGCTAAAGATTCAGGAAGGCTGCAATAATTTCTGCACTTTCTGCATCATACCTTGGGCTCGTGGCTTGATGCGTTCCCGCGATCCGAAGGAAGTCGTTCACCAAGCTGAGCAGCTTGTCGAGGCAGGCTATAAGGAGTTAGTCCTGACCGGAATCCATACTGGCGGCTACGGAGACGATTTGAAGGACTATAATTTGGCGATGCTGCTGCGGGACTTGGAAAAAATCGATGGGCTGAAGCGTATCCGTATTTCATCCATTGAAGCCAGCCAAATTACAGATGAGATCATTGAAGTGCTGACGAATTCGAAAAAAGTCGTACGTCATTTGCATATACCAATCCAATCGGGTTCCGATACAGTACTAAAACGGATGAGACGTAAATATACGATGGATTTCTTCGGTGATCGAATCGAAAAGTTGAAAATTGCACTTCCGGGTCTTGCTGTTACCTCTGATGTCATCGTAGGTTTCCCAGGTGAAACCGAAGAAGAATTCATGGAGACATATAACTTTATAGAAAAATATAAATTCTCCGAACTTCATGTTTTCCCTTATTCAAAACGGACAGGGACTCCGGCTGCCCGTATGGAGGGTCAAGTGGATGAAGATGTCAAAAATGAACGTGTCCACCGGCTTATCGCTTTGTCGGATCAGCTGGCAAAAGAGTATGCCTCCCGATTCGAGGGTGAAGTTCTGGAAGTCATTCCTGAAACGAAGTTGGAAAATGGCCTTTATGAAGGCTACTCCGATAATTATATGAAAATCGTTTTCCCGGCTTCAGATGAAATGGTCGGTGAAATCGTAAAAGTGAAAATTACGAAGTCTGGCTATCCATTTAGTGAAGGACAGTTCGTGACGATTGTAAAGGATTTACCATTGCAACAAGCATCAAATATTTAA
- a CDS encoding 16S rRNA (uracil(1498)-N(3))-methyltransferase has product MQRYFLNEEDINGNTVTISGDDFHHISRVMRMGPGERIITVKANGMTAVTEISEITDDVVIGTVIEWKNEEKELPVRVVIASGLPKGDKLEYIVQKGTELGAVEFIPFIAARSVVKWDHKKVGKKLERLQKISKEAAEQSHRTVIPAIKEPMTADQLAGYATGFDHKLIAFEEEAKRGETSVLASVLKDITGGQSILFVFGPEGGLADKEIEKLSDAGFVACGLGPRILRTETAPLYALSAVSYHVELLR; this is encoded by the coding sequence GTGCAACGGTATTTTCTTAACGAAGAAGACATCAATGGAAACACGGTGACGATATCAGGTGATGATTTTCACCATATCTCCAGGGTGATGAGAATGGGACCGGGAGAGCGGATAATCACGGTGAAAGCTAATGGTATGACTGCTGTCACGGAAATTTCCGAAATAACTGATGATGTTGTTATAGGGACTGTTATCGAATGGAAGAATGAAGAAAAGGAACTTCCTGTGAGGGTTGTGATAGCGAGCGGTCTGCCTAAAGGGGATAAATTGGAATATATCGTACAAAAGGGTACGGAACTGGGTGCGGTTGAGTTTATCCCTTTTATTGCTGCTCGTTCGGTGGTAAAATGGGACCACAAAAAGGTAGGCAAGAAATTGGAGAGGCTCCAGAAGATTTCAAAAGAGGCGGCCGAGCAATCTCACCGCACGGTTATCCCTGCCATCAAGGAGCCGATGACGGCAGATCAGCTAGCTGGGTATGCAACTGGTTTCGATCATAAATTAATCGCTTTTGAAGAAGAGGCAAAGCGGGGGGAAACTTCTGTACTCGCTTCGGTCCTGAAGGATATCACCGGAGGGCAATCGATATTATTTGTCTTTGGTCCTGAAGGTGGTTTAGCAGATAAGGAAATTGAAAAACTGTCTGATGCCGGTTTTGTAGCTTGCGGTCTTGGACCAAGAATATTAAGAACTGAAACAGCACCTTTATATGCACTTTCCGCTGTTTCTTATCATGTAGAACTTTTGAGGTGA
- the prmA gene encoding 50S ribosomal protein L11 methyltransferase translates to MKWSEFAIQTTNEAVEPVSNILHEAGASGVVIEDPLELVKERENVFGEIYHLNPDDYPDEGVLIKAYLPVNSFLGETVDAIKESINNLLQFDIDLGKNIVSISEVNEEEWATAWKKYYNPVKISERFTIVPTWEDYTPVSSDELIIELDPGMAFGTGTHPTTVMCIQALERTVRPGDLVVDVGTGSGVLSIAAALLDAERIQSLDLDEVAVQSAIQNVELNNVQNKVSVSQGNLLDGVNEQADVVVANILAEVIMRFTDDVAKVVKPGGYFIASGIIQPKKQDVKDAIIGSGFTIEETILMEDWVAIIAKRND, encoded by the coding sequence ATGAAGTGGTCTGAATTTGCAATCCAAACAACGAATGAAGCGGTTGAACCTGTTTCGAATATTCTTCATGAGGCAGGTGCCAGCGGTGTTGTCATTGAGGATCCTCTAGAATTAGTCAAGGAACGCGAAAATGTTTTTGGCGAAATCTACCACTTAAACCCAGATGATTATCCGGATGAAGGTGTATTGATTAAGGCTTATTTGCCAGTTAACAGCTTCCTTGGTGAAACTGTTGATGCTATAAAGGAATCAATTAATAATCTCCTTCAATTTGATATAGACCTTGGGAAGAATATTGTTTCAATTAGTGAAGTGAATGAAGAAGAATGGGCGACGGCTTGGAAAAAATATTATAATCCCGTCAAGATTTCCGAACGGTTTACCATCGTACCGACATGGGAAGATTATACTCCTGTCAGCAGTGACGAATTGATCATTGAACTTGATCCCGGCATGGCCTTCGGAACAGGGACACATCCGACAACGGTCATGTGCATCCAAGCGCTGGAACGTACAGTTCGTCCAGGGGATTTAGTTGTTGATGTAGGAACGGGTTCTGGGGTTCTAAGCATTGCTGCTGCGTTATTGGATGCAGAACGAATCCAGTCCCTTGATTTGGATGAAGTGGCTGTACAGTCAGCTATTCAAAATGTGGAACTTAATAACGTTCAGAATAAAGTGTCCGTTTCACAAGGCAACCTGCTGGATGGTGTGAATGAACAAGCGGATGTCGTCGTGGCTAATATTCTTGCCGAAGTGATCATGCGATTTACGGATGATGTAGCGAAAGTGGTTAAACCTGGCGGATATTTCATCGCTTCTGGAATCATTCAACCAAAGAAACAAGATGTGAAGGATGCGATTATAGGATCCGGATTCACCATTGAGGAAACGATCTTGATGGAAGATTGGGTAGCAATAATAGCGAAAAGAAATGATTAA
- the dnaJ gene encoding molecular chaperone DnaJ — protein sequence MSKRDYYEVLGLSKSASKDEIKKAYRKLSKQYHPDINKADDAADKFKEIKEAYEVLSDEQKKAHYDQFGHTDPNQGFGGQDFGGFGGFEDIFSSFFGGGGRRRDPNAPRQGADLQYTMTLSFEEAAFGKETEIEIPREENCDTCKGSGAKPGTKVENCSHCHGTGQLNVEQNTAFGRIVNRRACHHCQGTGKIIPNKCSTCGGDGKVQKRKKIQVKVPAGIDDGQQLRVTGQGEPGINGGPAGDLYVVFHVRSHEFFERDGDDIYCEMPVTFAQAALGDEIEVPTLHGKVKLKIPAGTQTSTRFRLKGKGVPNVRGYGQGDQHVVVLVVTPKKLTEKQKDLLREFSDISGQGIDEHHDGFFSKVKRAFKDR from the coding sequence ATGAGTAAACGCGATTATTATGAGGTGTTAGGCCTTTCGAAGAGTGCTTCGAAGGATGAAATCAAAAAAGCGTATCGTAAGCTCTCCAAACAATATCACCCTGATATTAATAAAGCGGACGATGCTGCGGATAAATTTAAAGAAATCAAGGAAGCTTACGAAGTATTGAGCGACGAACAGAAAAAGGCCCATTATGACCAATTCGGACATACAGATCCAAATCAGGGCTTTGGCGGTCAGGACTTTGGTGGTTTCGGCGGTTTTGAAGATATTTTCAGCAGTTTCTTTGGGGGCGGCGGACGCAGGAGAGATCCGAATGCACCACGTCAAGGGGCGGATTTACAGTATACGATGACGCTTTCTTTTGAAGAGGCTGCATTTGGAAAAGAGACTGAAATTGAAATTCCGCGTGAAGAGAATTGTGATACATGCAAAGGATCAGGTGCAAAACCAGGTACAAAAGTGGAAAACTGTTCACATTGTCATGGGACCGGTCAATTGAATGTAGAACAAAACACAGCGTTCGGAAGGATTGTGAACCGGAGAGCATGTCATCATTGTCAAGGAACAGGAAAAATCATTCCTAATAAATGTTCAACATGCGGCGGGGACGGAAAAGTCCAAAAACGTAAAAAGATCCAAGTTAAGGTGCCAGCAGGAATTGATGATGGCCAGCAATTGCGTGTAACCGGACAAGGCGAGCCAGGAATCAATGGCGGACCAGCCGGAGATCTGTATGTAGTCTTCCATGTGCGCAGTCATGAATTCTTTGAGCGGGATGGCGATGATATCTATTGTGAAATGCCTGTTACTTTTGCTCAGGCCGCACTAGGGGATGAAATAGAAGTTCCGACCCTTCATGGAAAAGTGAAGCTGAAGATCCCTGCCGGTACACAAACGAGCACGCGCTTCCGTTTAAAGGGCAAAGGTGTTCCTAATGTCAGAGGATATGGGCAAGGAGATCAACATGTGGTCGTATTAGTGGTCACACCTAAAAAATTAACGGAAAAACAAAAAGACCTGCTTCGTGAGTTCAGCGATATCAGCGGTCAAGGTATTGATGAACATCATGATGGTTTTTTCTCAAAAGTGAAGCGTGCTTTTAAAGATAGGTGA
- the dnaK gene encoding molecular chaperone DnaK, with the protein MSKIIGIDLGTTNSCVSVLEGGEPKVIPNPEGNRTTPSVVAFKNGERQVGEVAKRQAITNPNTIISIKRHMGTDHKEVIEGKEYSPQEVSAIILQYLKSYAEEYLGEKVTKAVITVPAYFNDAERQATKDAGQIAGLEVERIINEPTAAALAYGLDKTEEDQTILVFDLGGGTFDVSIMELGDGVFEVKSTAGDNRLGGDDFDQVIIDYLVEAFKKENGIDLSKDKMAVQRLKDAAEKAKKDLSGVTSTQISLPFITAGDAGPLHLDVTMTRAKFDELSSGLVERTMGPTRQALKDAGLSASEIDKVILVGGSTRIPAVVEAIKKEIGQEPSKGVNPDEVVAMGAAIQGGVLTGDVKDVVLLDVTPLSLGIETMGGVFTKLIDRNTTIPTSKSQVFSTAADNQTAVDIHVLQGERPMSADNKTLGRFQLSDIPPAPRGIPQVEVTFDIDKNGIVNVRAKDLGTNKEQAITIKSSSGLSDEEIDRMVREAEENADSDKQRKEEVELRNEADQLVFQTEKTLKDLEGKVDEAEVTKANEAKDELKAAIEKNELEEIRVKKDALNEIVQALTMKLYEEAAKAQQAGEAGAGESAQDDNVVDAEYTEVNEEEKK; encoded by the coding sequence ATGAGCAAGATTATTGGTATTGACTTAGGTACAACAAACTCTTGTGTATCTGTACTTGAAGGCGGGGAACCAAAAGTAATCCCGAATCCAGAAGGAAACCGTACAACACCATCCGTAGTGGCATTCAAAAATGGAGAAAGACAAGTGGGGGAAGTGGCAAAACGCCAAGCGATTACTAACCCTAACACGATCATTTCCATTAAACGCCATATGGGTACCGACCATAAAGAAGTAATTGAAGGAAAAGAATACTCACCTCAGGAAGTGTCTGCAATCATCCTTCAATACTTAAAATCATACGCTGAAGAGTATCTTGGCGAAAAAGTTACAAAAGCGGTTATCACTGTACCTGCTTATTTCAATGATGCAGAACGTCAAGCAACTAAGGATGCCGGTCAAATTGCTGGTCTTGAAGTGGAACGTATCATCAACGAACCGACAGCTGCAGCACTTGCATACGGTTTGGATAAAACGGAAGAAGATCAAACGATCCTTGTTTTCGACCTTGGCGGCGGTACATTTGACGTATCGATCATGGAACTTGGGGATGGCGTTTTCGAAGTTAAGTCGACAGCCGGTGACAACCGTCTAGGTGGAGATGATTTCGACCAAGTCATCATCGATTACCTAGTAGAAGCATTCAAGAAAGAAAACGGAATCGACCTTTCAAAAGACAAAATGGCGGTTCAACGTTTGAAAGATGCAGCTGAAAAAGCGAAAAAAGATCTTTCCGGCGTAACTTCAACTCAAATTTCTTTACCATTCATCACAGCTGGAGATGCTGGCCCGCTTCACTTGGACGTAACGATGACTAGAGCTAAATTCGATGAGCTTTCTTCAGGTCTTGTGGAACGCACTATGGGACCAACTCGTCAAGCATTGAAAGATGCTGGCCTTTCAGCATCTGAAATCGACAAAGTAATCCTTGTTGGCGGATCTACACGTATTCCTGCGGTTGTTGAAGCGATCAAAAAGGAAATCGGTCAAGAACCAAGCAAAGGTGTAAACCCTGATGAAGTAGTGGCCATGGGTGCTGCAATTCAAGGTGGCGTATTGACAGGGGATGTTAAAGATGTGGTCCTTCTGGATGTAACTCCACTTTCACTTGGAATTGAAACGATGGGCGGAGTATTCACGAAACTGATTGACCGTAATACTACGATTCCGACAAGTAAATCACAAGTATTCTCGACAGCGGCTGATAATCAAACGGCAGTTGATATCCATGTCCTGCAAGGTGAACGTCCAATGTCAGCGGATAACAAAACTCTTGGTCGTTTCCAATTGAGTGACATTCCACCGGCACCGCGTGGAATTCCACAAGTTGAAGTGACATTCGATATCGATAAAAATGGTATCGTGAACGTTCGTGCGAAAGATCTTGGCACGAACAAAGAACAAGCGATCACCATCAAATCATCTTCAGGCCTTTCTGATGAAGAAATCGACCGCATGGTACGTGAGGCGGAAGAAAATGCCGATAGCGATAAACAACGTAAAGAAGAAGTCGAACTTCGTAACGAAGCTGATCAATTAGTTTTCCAAACGGAAAAAACGCTTAAAGATCTAGAAGGTAAAGTTGACGAAGCGGAAGTAACTAAAGCGAATGAAGCGAAGGACGAACTGAAAGCTGCAATCGAGAAAAATGAGCTTGAAGAAATCCGCGTGAAAAAAGATGCACTTAATGAAATCGTTCAAGCTTTGACAATGAAGCTTTATGAAGAAGCGGCAAAAGCTCAGCAAGCTGGCGAAGCCGGTGCTGGCGAATCTGCTCAGGACGATAATGTAGTTGATGCAGAGTACACGGAAGTTAACGAAGAAGAGAAAAAATAA
- the grpE gene encoding nucleotide exchange factor GrpE has product MTENKNEEQTLENETIEESAADAVFAEDEIPAEQNQEETPVEKDELQLAHEKIAELQAKIEEMDNRYLRLQADFDNSRRRAKLDMEAAQKYRVQSIAVDLVEALDNFERATKIEAENEQTKSLLSGMEMVYKAIIDALTKEGIEPISSVGEEFDPRLHQAVMQVQDENFGSNIVVEEFQKGYLLKDRVIRPAMVKVNE; this is encoded by the coding sequence GTGACAGAAAATAAAAACGAAGAACAAACATTGGAAAATGAAACAATCGAGGAAAGCGCTGCAGATGCAGTTTTCGCTGAAGATGAAATTCCAGCTGAACAAAACCAGGAGGAAACTCCGGTTGAAAAAGATGAACTTCAATTGGCTCATGAAAAGATCGCTGAGCTTCAGGCAAAAATCGAAGAAATGGATAACCGTTATCTTCGTCTGCAGGCCGATTTTGATAATTCAAGACGCCGTGCCAAGCTTGATATGGAGGCGGCTCAAAAATATAGAGTTCAAAGTATTGCCGTTGATTTAGTGGAAGCTCTTGATAATTTTGAAAGAGCTACAAAAATCGAAGCGGAAAATGAACAGACGAAATCCCTGCTATCTGGCATGGAAATGGTCTACAAAGCGATTATTGATGCATTGACTAAAGAAGGCATCGAACCGATCAGTTCGGTTGGTGAAGAGTTCGATCCGCGTTTGCATCAAGCGGTCATGCAAGTTCAAGATGAAAACTTCGGTTCTAACATCGTCGTCGAGGAATTCCAAAAAGGATACCTTCTTAAAGACCGTGTTATTCGACCTGCAATGGTAAAAGTGAACGAATAA
- the hrcA gene encoding heat-inducible transcriptional repressor HrcA, which translates to MLTDRQLLILQVIIEDFIHSAQPVGSRSLSKKDEITFSSATIRNEMSDLEEMGFLEKTHTSSGRIPSEKGYRYYVDHLLSPQAPKKNEMKILKSVFVERIYELEKIVQKSAKILSELTNYTAIVLGPKVNEHKLKKIQIIPLSPETAIAIIITDTGHVENRMISLPPSLDINEIEKMVNILNSRLVDVPLVDLKDKIYKEVAVLLSRHIHNYGSMVSVLADTLTDTKPEKIFFGGKTNMLRQPEFHDIAKVSTLLSMIEQEQGFYELITQNPSGIHVKIGRENQNTVLDDCSLITATYSIGQEQVGTLAILGPTRMEYSRVISLLSFFSKDLTALMTKLYQK; encoded by the coding sequence ATGCTAACTGATCGTCAATTATTGATTCTACAAGTGATAATCGAGGATTTTATCCATTCTGCACAGCCAGTTGGGTCACGAAGCTTGTCGAAGAAAGATGAAATTACGTTCAGCTCTGCCACAATTCGAAACGAAATGTCCGATCTTGAAGAAATGGGATTTCTAGAAAAAACCCATACTTCTTCCGGTAGGATTCCTTCTGAAAAAGGGTATAGATATTATGTGGATCATTTACTTTCTCCTCAAGCTCCGAAAAAGAATGAAATGAAGATATTAAAATCCGTTTTTGTAGAACGAATTTATGAATTGGAAAAGATCGTTCAAAAGTCAGCGAAAATACTTTCGGAACTGACGAATTATACGGCGATTGTACTGGGGCCAAAAGTGAATGAGCATAAGCTGAAAAAAATCCAGATCATTCCTCTGAGCCCCGAAACGGCAATAGCCATCATTATCACTGATACAGGTCATGTGGAAAATCGAATGATTTCCTTACCGCCTTCTTTGGATATAAACGAAATTGAAAAGATGGTGAACATATTAAATTCCCGTTTGGTCGATGTTCCGCTGGTTGATCTAAAGGATAAGATTTATAAGGAAGTGGCTGTTCTTTTGAGCCGTCACATCCATAACTATGGATCGATGGTCTCGGTCCTGGCGGATACCCTGACGGACACAAAACCTGAAAAGATATTTTTCGGCGGGAAAACGAATATGCTGAGGCAGCCGGAGTTCCATGATATTGCTAAAGTAAGCACGCTTTTATCAATGATTGAGCAGGAACAGGGATTTTATGAACTCATTACCCAAAATCCATCGGGCATTCACGTCAAGATTGGCCGTGAAAATCAAAACACAGTGCTCGATGACTGCAGTTTGATTACGGCAACCTACTCAATCGGGCAGGAGCAAGTGGGCACATTAGCCATATTGGGTCCAACGAGAATGGAATATTCGAGAGTGATCAGTTTGCTTTCGTTTTTCTCGAAAGATTTAACGGCCCTGATGACAAAACTGTATCAAAAATAG